The following proteins come from a genomic window of Maribacter sp. HTCC2170:
- a CDS encoding NADH-quinone oxidoreductase subunit N has translation MDFSNFLSMRHEIVLLAITLLLVVAEIFIPQKKKHSIVHLAILLFGVHTLIGFLPTGETTLFGGMFRTNGLIHFFKNVLNVGVLILLLQSADWLQEKIVVQNKGTEFFILLFSSLLGMYFMISSGDFLMFYLGLELSTLPVAALSAYETANRKSSEAGIKLILSSALASGVSLFGISMLYATSGSIYFDEIIQVISSTDLTILGMILFFAGLGFKISLVPFHFWTADVYEGAPISVASYLSVISKGAAVFILMILLFTVLKPLMHVWENIIYVVAVLTMFIGNLFALRQQNMKRFLAFSSIAQAGFILLGLIAGNQLGTTTIVYFVLIYVFSNLAAFGVVQAISLETGKENIDDYEGLYRTNPNLSLIMMLALFSLAGIPPVAGFFGKFFLFTAAASEGYYLLVFLAVVNVTISLYYYLIVVRAMFLRKSDNPIPFFKNKIYMRLGLLITVIGILVLGLYSPLYDYIYELSGIFN, from the coding sequence ATGGATTTTAGCAACTTTTTATCGATGCGTCACGAAATAGTTCTTTTGGCAATAACATTGTTGCTGGTAGTTGCTGAAATATTTATACCTCAAAAAAAGAAACATAGTATTGTTCATTTGGCCATTCTTTTGTTTGGGGTCCACACGTTAATTGGATTTTTACCTACAGGCGAAACAACACTTTTTGGTGGAATGTTCAGAACCAATGGTTTAATTCACTTTTTCAAGAATGTTCTCAATGTCGGTGTCTTGATTCTCTTGCTCCAATCTGCTGATTGGCTTCAGGAAAAAATAGTTGTCCAAAACAAAGGAACCGAATTTTTCATCTTACTTTTTTCTTCCTTATTGGGAATGTACTTTATGATATCCTCGGGAGATTTCTTAATGTTCTATTTGGGACTGGAATTATCAACACTTCCTGTGGCAGCTTTGTCCGCCTATGAAACAGCGAACAGAAAATCAAGTGAGGCCGGCATCAAATTAATTCTTTCATCTGCCTTAGCCTCTGGAGTTTCTTTATTTGGAATTTCCATGCTTTATGCAACTTCGGGGTCAATCTATTTTGATGAGATCATTCAAGTGATTTCGTCCACTGATTTGACCATTCTTGGGATGATACTGTTTTTTGCGGGATTGGGTTTTAAAATCTCTTTGGTCCCATTCCATTTCTGGACGGCTGATGTTTATGAAGGTGCCCCTATTAGTGTAGCGTCTTATTTGTCAGTAATTTCTAAAGGAGCAGCTGTCTTCATCCTAATGATATTATTGTTTACTGTTTTAAAACCGTTGATGCATGTTTGGGAAAACATAATTTATGTGGTGGCGGTACTAACCATGTTCATTGGTAATTTATTCGCATTAAGACAACAAAACATGAAGCGCTTTTTGGCTTTCTCATCGATTGCTCAGGCTGGTTTCATTTTACTGGGCTTAATCGCAGGAAACCAATTAGGAACGACAACGATAGTATATTTTGTGTTGATTTACGTATTCTCGAATTTAGCAGCTTTTGGTGTAGTTCAAGCAATTTCTTTGGAGACAGGAAAAGAAAATATTGATGATTATGAAGGGTTGTACCGTACTAATCCCAATCTAAGTTTGATAATGATGTTGGCTTTGTTCTCATTGGCCGGAATACCTCCGGTTGCTGGTTTCTTTGGAAAGTTCTTTCTATTTACTGCTGCGGCCAGCGAAGGATATTATTTATTAGTATTTCTAGCTGTTGTCAATGTAACCATATCACTTTATTATTACCTCATCGTTGTAAGGGCTATGTTCTTAAGAAAAAGTGATAATCCCATACCATTCTTTAAAAACAAGATTTACATGCGTCTTGGTCTCTTGATTACAGTGATTGGGATACTGGTGCTAGGTCTTTACAGCCCATTGTATGATTATATATATGAATTAAGCGGAATTTTTAATTAG
- a CDS encoding NADH-quinone oxidoreductase subunit J → MERIIFYVLAIIMIVFAIASVTSRKMLRSVIYLLFVLCGIAGIYFLIDYNFLAAIQLTVYAGGIIVLIIFSVLLVHHIEMELEIAKTSKQILTAVACLLGLGVFLTTIYGHEFNVVENALTTTTADIGAKLLSYGEGGFILPFEVISVLLLAAMIGAIIIAKGKKLTDKNNETV, encoded by the coding sequence ATGGAAAGAATAATTTTTTACGTTTTAGCAATTATAATGATTGTCTTCGCAATTGCTTCGGTCACCAGCCGGAAAATGTTACGGTCGGTCATTTATTTGTTGTTTGTACTCTGCGGAATCGCTGGGATTTATTTCTTGATTGACTATAATTTTTTGGCAGCGATTCAACTTACGGTATACGCGGGTGGTATTATTGTACTGATCATATTCTCTGTTTTGCTTGTTCATCACATTGAGATGGAATTGGAAATTGCAAAAACTTCAAAACAGATTCTTACTGCAGTAGCTTGTTTATTAGGTCTGGGAGTGTTCTTGACCACTATTTACGGTCACGAATTCAATGTAGTCGAAAACGCCTTGACCACAACAACTGCAGACATAGGAGCCAAATTATTAAGTTATGGGGAAGGCGGATTTATTTTGCCGTTCGAAGTAATCAGTGTTTTACTTTTAGCAGCCATGATTGGGGCAATCATTATTGCAAAAGGGAAAAAATTAACTGATAAAAATAACGAAACGGTATGA
- the nuoK gene encoding NADH-quinone oxidoreductase subunit NuoK, whose protein sequence is MIPGISIYEILTVTSILFFIGIYGFITRKNLISILISVELILNASIVNFVIINKYLYPDMLQGALFSLFIIAVAAAETALAVSIIIGLYRQISSVEVKDIETMKH, encoded by the coding sequence ATGATTCCAGGAATTAGCATTTATGAGATCCTAACAGTAACCTCGATTCTGTTTTTTATTGGTATATATGGTTTTATAACACGAAAAAACTTGATTTCAATCTTGATTTCGGTGGAGCTGATTTTGAATGCCTCTATTGTGAACTTTGTAATCATCAATAAATATTTATATCCAGATATGCTTCAGGGAGCACTATTTTCATTATTCATCATTGCAGTTGCAGCTGCAGAAACGGCTTTGGCTGTCTCAATCATAATAGGGCTATATAGACAGATTAGTTCAGTTGAAGTAAAAGATATTGAAACCATGAAACACTAA
- a CDS encoding NuoM family protein: MDILTLFITVPILTIIALVFTKGLKQARIVSMIGSLVQLGMAINLVFVYFKEKAVNNDIMVFTKDVVWFKDFNIHYNIGVDGISVALLLLTAIVVLAGVFISWKMNDLPKEFFVSLIVLSIGVYGFFISLDLFTMFVFFEIAVIPMYLLIGIWGTGPKEYSAMKLTLMLMGASAVLLVAILGIYFNSNADGGALTFNILEIAKVNIPLEAQKLFFPLAFIGFAVIGALFPFHTWSPDGHASAPTAVSMLHAGVLMKLGGYGVFRVAMYLLPEGAHHWSWFFIILATIGVIYGAFSAIKQTDLKYINAYSSVSHLGMVLFALLMLNKTAWNGAILQSLSHGFMTALFFALIGMIYGRTHTRDVTKLGGLLKVIPFISVIYVIAGLASLGLPGFSGFVAEMNIFVGAFQHDDMFTRIATIITVSAIVVTAVYILRVVGIMLMGPVTNEKYLTLERVTWYEKLGIMLLLIPIVGMGVAPLWLSDMILDSLQPFIQGVL, from the coding sequence ATGGATATTCTAACACTCTTTATAACTGTACCAATATTGACCATCATCGCCTTGGTCTTTACCAAAGGTTTGAAACAAGCACGTATTGTTTCGATGATTGGGAGTCTTGTACAGTTAGGTATGGCCATCAATTTAGTATTTGTCTATTTCAAAGAAAAGGCCGTGAATAATGACATCATGGTATTCACCAAAGATGTGGTCTGGTTCAAGGATTTTAACATTCATTACAATATAGGTGTAGATGGTATTTCAGTGGCCCTCTTATTATTGACTGCGATTGTTGTTTTGGCTGGGGTATTCATTTCTTGGAAAATGAATGATCTTCCGAAAGAGTTTTTTGTTTCTTTAATAGTCCTTTCAATAGGTGTTTACGGTTTCTTTATTTCCCTTGATCTGTTCACCATGTTCGTGTTTTTTGAAATTGCTGTGATTCCCATGTATTTATTGATTGGCATTTGGGGAACTGGTCCCAAAGAATATTCGGCGATGAAATTAACCTTGATGTTGATGGGTGCTTCAGCCGTTCTTCTGGTTGCCATTTTAGGGATTTATTTCAACTCTAATGCTGATGGTGGGGCTTTAACTTTTAATATCTTGGAAATCGCCAAAGTCAATATCCCTCTTGAAGCTCAAAAATTATTCTTTCCCTTGGCATTCATAGGGTTTGCGGTTATTGGGGCTTTGTTCCCTTTCCATACTTGGTCTCCCGATGGTCATGCTTCAGCACCAACTGCTGTTTCTATGCTTCATGCTGGGGTATTGATGAAATTAGGGGGTTATGGGGTATTCCGTGTAGCGATGTATTTATTACCTGAAGGTGCACATCACTGGTCTTGGTTCTTTATTATATTGGCGACAATTGGTGTAATCTACGGGGCATTCTCGGCCATCAAACAAACAGATTTAAAATACATTAATGCTTATTCCTCAGTGAGTCATTTGGGAATGGTATTGTTTGCCTTATTGATGTTGAACAAAACCGCTTGGAACGGTGCTATTTTACAGTCACTCTCACACGGCTTCATGACTGCTCTTTTCTTTGCTTTAATTGGGATGATCTATGGCAGGACACATACTAGGGATGTTACCAAACTCGGTGGATTGCTCAAAGTAATCCCATTTATTTCGGTCATTTATGTTATAGCCGGTCTTGCATCCTTGGGGCTTCCAGGATTCAGTGGGTTCGTTGCAGAAATGAACATTTTTGTGGGAGCGTTTCAACATGACGATATGTTCACAAGGATTGCAACAATAATTACAGTCTCAGCAATAGTGGTAACTGCTGTCTATATTTTACGCGTTGTAGGCATCATGCTCATGGGTCCTGTTACAAATGAGAAGTACTTGACTTTGGAAAGGGTCACATGGTATGAGAAATTAGGAATAATGTTATTGTTGATTCCTATAGTGGGGATGGGTGTTGCACCACTTTGGTTAAGTGATATGATTTTGGATAGTTTACAACCTTTTATACAAGGAGTATTATAA
- a CDS encoding 4Fe-4S binding protein, producing MSYFSDIFKGIKTLLTGMSVTGKYFLHSRKGAITQQYPDNRETLKMFDRFRGEVIMPHDEENRHRCTGCQKCEIACPNGTIEIIWDRGIDEETGKKKKKIDQFVYHLSMCTMCGLCIDVCPTDAIKWGQNFENSVYDRTALTRVLNKPGSKLLPGVED from the coding sequence ATGAGCTATTTTTCAGACATTTTTAAAGGCATTAAAACACTCCTGACCGGTATGAGTGTTACTGGAAAGTACTTTCTACATTCCAGGAAAGGGGCCATAACCCAACAATATCCAGATAATCGGGAAACGTTGAAAATGTTCGACCGGTTTCGTGGTGAAGTAATTATGCCGCATGATGAAGAGAACAGGCACCGATGTACGGGTTGCCAAAAATGTGAGATTGCTTGCCCAAATGGTACCATTGAAATTATCTGGGACAGAGGAATTGATGAAGAAACCGGCAAAAAGAAAAAGAAAATAGATCAGTTTGTATACCATTTAAGTATGTGTACCATGTGTGGGCTCTGTATTGACGTTTGTCCAACGGATGCCATAAAATGGGGGCAAAATTTTGAAAATTCGGTCTATGACAGAACGGCTCTTACACGAGTATTGAATAAACCAGGCTCTAAATTATTACCAGGAGTAGAAGATTAA
- the nuoL gene encoding NADH-quinone oxidoreductase subunit L — protein MNFSTIILIPLIPFAVFLLLGIFNKKIKPSISGYIGVAGLLISTLLSINTAYQYFFVNGKTDGAYQTFVEKTVWMNFTDTLAIDMGIQIDPISVMMLIVVSIVSLMVHIYSRGYMKGDDGYTKFFAFLGLFSFSMYGLVLATNLFQIYIFWELVGVSSYLLIGYYYTKPSAVSAAKKAFIVTRFADLGFLVGILIMGYYTGTYDFETLNNPEGNAILNWASTSFMGLSVLTWALILIFIGGAGKSAMFPLHIWLPDAMEGPTPVSALIHAATMVVAGVFLVARLFPMFYFVEDGFALNIVAYVGAFSSLFAAIIAITQTDIKRVLAFSTMSQLGYMMLALGVSGYEGHEGLGYMASMFHLFTHAMFKALLFLCAGSVIHAVHSNYLKDMGGLRKYMPITNITFLIAALAIAGVPPFSGFFSKDEILVAAFEHNKLIYTVGILVAGLTAFYMFRIYFGIFWGKDTKYEHKPHESPISMTFPLMFLALLSIVGGFIPFSEFVSADKVGFEAHLNYPLAAIAVGVGLIGIVLAWVFYKKENNLADKMANFFGPLYQWTSDKFYFDEIYLFVTKKILFNRVSAPIAKFDKKYVDGTMVGIGNKTVLTSEKIKGLQSGKVQDYAYAFIAGIVVIALVFIYFWTN, from the coding sequence ATGAACTTTAGTACTATTATATTGATTCCCTTGATTCCTTTTGCAGTATTCCTGCTTTTGGGAATATTCAATAAAAAAATCAAACCTAGTATTTCAGGATATATTGGTGTTGCAGGACTTTTGATATCTACATTATTGTCAATCAATACAGCCTACCAGTACTTCTTTGTTAATGGTAAAACCGATGGCGCTTATCAAACTTTTGTGGAAAAAACGGTTTGGATGAATTTCACCGACACCCTGGCCATTGATATGGGAATACAAATAGACCCAATATCTGTGATGATGCTTATTGTGGTTTCCATAGTTTCTTTAATGGTTCATATATATAGCAGAGGTTATATGAAAGGTGATGATGGGTATACCAAATTTTTTGCCTTTCTGGGTCTGTTCTCTTTTTCAATGTACGGATTGGTATTGGCAACCAACCTCTTTCAAATCTATATTTTCTGGGAATTGGTGGGGGTTTCCTCCTACTTATTGATTGGGTACTATTATACAAAACCATCTGCGGTTTCTGCAGCCAAAAAAGCTTTCATTGTAACTCGTTTTGCAGATTTAGGATTCCTAGTAGGTATATTGATAATGGGTTATTACACCGGAACCTATGATTTTGAAACCTTGAACAATCCGGAAGGAAATGCCATTCTTAATTGGGCATCAACTTCATTTATGGGATTGTCAGTTCTAACATGGGCCTTGATACTCATATTCATAGGAGGTGCGGGTAAATCTGCAATGTTCCCATTACACATTTGGTTGCCTGATGCGATGGAGGGTCCTACTCCCGTTTCAGCATTAATCCACGCCGCGACCATGGTAGTTGCAGGTGTATTTTTAGTAGCCAGATTATTCCCTATGTTCTATTTTGTTGAAGATGGGTTTGCCCTAAATATTGTCGCTTATGTCGGTGCCTTTTCATCCCTGTTCGCTGCCATAATTGCCATCACCCAGACTGATATTAAACGTGTACTAGCATTTTCAACCATGTCACAGTTAGGTTATATGATGTTGGCATTGGGCGTTTCAGGTTATGAAGGTCATGAAGGGCTTGGGTATATGGCCTCAATGTTCCATTTATTTACCCACGCCATGTTCAAGGCGTTATTATTCCTATGTGCAGGTTCAGTAATTCATGCTGTGCACAGTAATTATCTAAAAGACATGGGTGGTTTACGAAAATACATGCCTATTACCAACATTACATTTTTGATAGCAGCTTTGGCTATAGCTGGTGTTCCTCCTTTTTCAGGATTCTTTAGTAAAGACGAAATATTGGTCGCAGCTTTTGAACATAATAAATTGATTTACACTGTCGGAATCTTGGTAGCTGGTCTTACCGCCTTTTATATGTTCAGGATTTACTTTGGCATTTTCTGGGGAAAAGACACAAAATATGAGCATAAACCACATGAATCGCCAATATCTATGACATTTCCCTTAATGTTTCTCGCATTATTGAGTATAGTTGGAGGGTTTATCCCTTTCAGTGAATTTGTTTCCGCAGATAAAGTAGGTTTTGAGGCTCACTTGAATTATCCTTTGGCAGCTATCGCAGTGGGAGTTGGACTGATTGGTATTGTACTAGCCTGGGTATTCTATAAAAAGGAAAACAATCTGGCAGATAAGATGGCGAATTTCTTTGGGCCCTTGTATCAATGGACCAGTGATAAGTTCTATTTCGATGAGATTTATCTTTTTGTGACCAAAAAAATATTGTTCAACCGAGTTTCAGCTCCGATTGCCAAATTTGATAAGAAATATGTTGATGGTACAATGGTGGGGATTGGAAACAAAACGGTACTGACCTCAGAGAAAATAAAAGGACTGCAATCTGGAAAGGTGCAAGACTATGCATACGCATTTATTGCAGGAATAGTGGTCATAGCCTTAGTATTTATTTATTTCTGGACGAATTAA